One window from the genome of Pseudanabaena yagii GIHE-NHR1 encodes:
- a CDS encoding two-partner secretion domain-containing protein: MKTLQWNRLRGAIAAFVFASSPAVFIPQSTFAQITPDATLPNPSVVTGNPLFTITGGTTANNNLFHSFSQFSVPTGSTAFFNNALSIQNILVRVTGSSISNIDGTIQASGSANLFLLNPNGIIFGQNASLNIGGSFLGTTANSVRFLDGTEFRANASTQITSPLLLVSVPSGLQFSGLTNGAITAQGNGNGLDFAPPTFLEILRSGNPSLNVSSGRTLAIVGGDVTLTGANLTADSGRIELGSVQGNGFVGITQTASGWLLNYDNAPNLGNIRLEQAAMADTSGNAGGSIQVQGRQVTLNDGSVLLSSTLGSGNGGEIFVRAIELLAATGESTVPFPGGIFTDTGSSSTGNGSNITIATNRLELTNGAQISAGVLGTGNAGNIKINANDISLSGISNSNFYVSGVFSQVLDTGVTGNSGDIQINTNNLQISNGAQLTNLTFGIGNTGKIDIAAKNINLIGTSTKPTGIANAVQFGATGNGNILNIATDNLSILNGAQISVGTAGSGNAGLLLVTAKTIDIAGQVTRGRSGLFANAIFDTGNGGNIVVNSDRLSVRDGGIISASNFPSVAGAPAGTGLVGNITINTPSILLDNGRINIDSAGGNRGNINLNSQLIVLRNGSLISTNALGSAIGGNIAINTNFLVAVPTENSDITANAANSFGGQIIITAQGVIGFQTSNVLTPLSDITATSALGSQFNGTVEILSPENNLSRGLVKLPTDLTSDKQIAASCERFRGNEFIVTGRGGVPNDATQPLASNSIWRDLRWSRLQAHQSSNITKTANIPSESPAVNSPSISNAVAPFPQIEAQGWESDRNGHLKLLASATTSSIPAWRLPVVCPTK; the protein is encoded by the coding sequence ATGAAAACTTTGCAATGGAATCGGCTAAGAGGTGCGATCGCCGCCTTTGTCTTTGCTAGTAGCCCTGCTGTTTTTATTCCTCAGTCAACATTTGCTCAAATTACGCCAGATGCCACATTACCAAATCCTTCCGTGGTCACAGGCAATCCCTTGTTTACAATTACAGGAGGGACAACGGCTAACAATAATTTATTTCATAGCTTTAGCCAGTTTTCTGTCCCTACTGGGTCTACTGCCTTTTTCAACAATGCTCTCTCTATCCAAAATATTCTCGTTCGGGTAACTGGGAGTTCTATTTCCAATATCGATGGAACTATTCAAGCTAGTGGCTCTGCTAACTTATTTTTGCTTAATCCCAATGGAATTATTTTTGGTCAAAATGCCAGCTTAAATATTGGGGGATCATTCTTAGGGACTACAGCAAATAGTGTGCGGTTTCTTGATGGTACTGAATTTAGAGCCAATGCTAGTACACAAATTACTTCGCCCCTGCTGCTCGTCAGCGTGCCCTCAGGGCTGCAATTCTCAGGATTAACGAATGGCGCGATCACTGCACAGGGCAATGGCAATGGCTTAGATTTTGCTCCTCCTACCTTTTTAGAGATTTTGCGCTCTGGCAATCCATCTTTAAATGTGTCGAGTGGTCGTACTTTGGCGATTGTTGGTGGAGATGTAACGTTGACAGGTGCGAATTTGACTGCTGATAGTGGACGCATCGAACTGGGGAGTGTGCAGGGCAATGGGTTTGTAGGAATTACTCAAACTGCTAGTGGCTGGCTATTGAACTACGACAATGCACCAAACCTTGGAAATATTCGCCTAGAACAAGCGGCGATGGCGGATACGAGTGGTAATGCTGGGGGTAGCATTCAGGTACAGGGCAGACAAGTAACTTTGAATGATGGCTCCGTGCTTCTATCATCTACCTTAGGTAGTGGAAATGGCGGTGAAATATTTGTCCGTGCGATCGAACTTCTCGCGGCAACAGGAGAATCCACGGTTCCTTTTCCCGGTGGGATATTTACGGATACAGGGTCGAGTTCTACAGGCAATGGCAGCAATATCACAATCGCTACCAACAGGTTAGAGTTAACAAATGGGGCGCAGATTTCGGCTGGGGTACTAGGAACTGGTAATGCAGGCAATATCAAAATTAATGCTAATGATATTTCCCTATCTGGGATATCCAATTCAAATTTTTATGTTAGCGGTGTGTTTTCTCAAGTTCTTGATACAGGTGTGACAGGAAATAGTGGCGACATCCAAATCAATACTAATAATTTGCAAATCTCTAACGGTGCTCAACTGACAAATCTTACCTTTGGGATAGGTAATACAGGCAAAATTGACATTGCCGCCAAAAATATTAATCTCATCGGGACATCAACTAAGCCAACAGGAATTGCCAATGCCGTCCAGTTTGGTGCTACAGGAAATGGCAATATTCTAAATATTGCAACGGATAATTTATCAATCTTGAATGGGGCGCAGATTTCAGTTGGTACTGCTGGTAGTGGCAATGCAGGTCTATTATTGGTCACTGCTAAGACGATTGATATTGCGGGACAGGTAACTCGCGGACGTAGTGGCTTATTTGCTAACGCCATCTTTGACACTGGCAATGGAGGCAATATTGTCGTCAATAGCGATCGCCTTAGTGTTCGTGATGGAGGCATTATCAGTGCCAGTAACTTTCCTAGTGTTGCTGGTGCTCCTGCGGGAACTGGGTTAGTGGGGAATATCACCATTAATACACCATCAATTCTGCTTGATAATGGGCGCATCAATATTGATTCCGCAGGTGGCAATCGTGGCAATATCAACTTGAATTCGCAACTTATCGTTCTACGCAATGGCAGTCTCATTTCTACTAACGCCTTGGGATCTGCGATCGGCGGTAACATTGCGATTAATACTAATTTTCTGGTTGCCGTGCCTACGGAAAACAGCGATATCACTGCAAATGCTGCCAATAGTTTTGGAGGACAGATTATTATCACTGCCCAAGGTGTGATTGGATTTCAGACAAGTAATGTCCTAACACCACTAAGTGATATTACGGCGACTTCGGCTCTAGGTTCGCAATTTAATGGCACTGTGGAAATTCTCTCACCTGAGAATAATTTGAGTCGAGGCTTAGTTAAGCTGCCTACTGACCTAACATCCGACAAGCAAATTGCGGCATCCTGTGAAAGGTTTCGAGGTAATGAATTTATTGTGACTGGACGTGGAGGTGTTCCTAATGATGCGACGCAACCTCTAGCTAGTAATTCCATTTGGCGAGATTTG
- a CDS encoding ShlB/FhaC/HecB family hemolysin secretion/activation protein, with the protein MKPIVFGTIALSAWWVAITPILAQSLKPSDLVPTTPTAPEVPPQFLPPVDNLLKPNNQQTNPSLESPDPSKTFVVREFRVIDSTVFSADELAAAVKPFTNRPIRFADLLQARVAIADLYIRNGYITSGAFIPPQETNNGIVTIQVIEGKLEDIQITGTNRLDPSYIRSRLEVATGAPLNRDRLLNALQLLQIDPLLESVSAELKAGQKLGTNVLAIKVTEAKSFSVRANLDNSAPASVGQLQRQVEVNERNVSGVGDRLALIYGNTDGRSQYNLSYTIPINPYNGSLSLSFNNANSNIITPEFKSLDIFSNSTVYDLTFRQPLVQTPAQEFALGATLSHSESFTTLLKLPIPISSGSDDFGRTKLTTFRFFQDYTQRSSQDILALRSQISFGLGGVLNSTINANFPDSRFVAWRGQAQYIRQLDDDALLIVSGGLQFADRPLPAIEQFSVGGSLTGRGYRQDALVGDNGMNVSIEARLPVVSFQEIRGLLQIAPFIDVGTVQNQNSSDTSSNTWLIGTGLGLRWQMGDRLIARFDYGFPLIPIKGSRNSWQENGIYFSLSYGLF; encoded by the coding sequence ATGAAACCTATTGTTTTTGGCACAATCGCCTTATCAGCTTGGTGGGTTGCCATAACTCCCATTCTCGCCCAATCGCTGAAGCCATCCGATTTAGTACCAACGACACCTACCGCCCCAGAAGTTCCCCCACAATTTCTGCCGCCTGTTGACAATCTATTAAAACCAAATAACCAACAAACTAATCCGTCTCTAGAATCGCCCGATCCTAGCAAAACTTTTGTTGTCCGAGAGTTTCGCGTAATCGATAGCACGGTGTTTTCTGCCGATGAGTTGGCTGCTGCTGTGAAGCCTTTTACAAATCGTCCGATTAGATTTGCAGACCTATTACAAGCTAGAGTTGCGATCGCTGATTTGTATATTCGTAATGGCTACATCACCTCAGGCGCTTTTATCCCTCCCCAAGAAACAAATAATGGCATAGTCACAATTCAAGTAATTGAAGGCAAATTAGAAGATATTCAGATTACAGGTACTAATCGACTTGATCCCAGCTATATCAGATCGCGGCTAGAAGTGGCAACTGGAGCACCATTAAATCGCGATCGCCTACTTAATGCCTTGCAACTACTGCAAATCGATCCTCTATTAGAATCCGTCTCAGCCGAACTAAAGGCTGGACAGAAATTAGGGACAAATGTATTGGCGATTAAAGTTACTGAAGCAAAATCATTTAGCGTAAGGGCAAATCTAGATAATTCCGCTCCCGCAAGTGTTGGTCAATTACAACGCCAAGTGGAAGTCAATGAGCGAAATGTCAGTGGTGTAGGCGATCGGCTTGCCCTCATTTACGGTAATACCGATGGGCGTAGTCAGTATAATCTCAGCTATACCATTCCTATTAATCCTTACAATGGCTCTCTCAGCCTGAGTTTCAATAATGCCAATAGCAACATTATCACTCCAGAATTTAAGAGCCTTGATATATTTTCCAACTCAACGGTTTATGATCTAACCTTCCGTCAACCTCTGGTGCAAACACCTGCCCAAGAATTTGCACTGGGAGCGACACTTTCCCATAGCGAAAGCTTCACCACTCTACTTAAGCTACCAATTCCAATCTCATCTGGGTCTGACGATTTTGGCAGAACTAAGCTGACCACCTTTCGCTTTTTTCAAGACTACACACAGAGGAGTAGTCAGGATATTCTCGCCTTGCGATCGCAGATTAGTTTTGGCTTAGGTGGGGTACTCAATTCTACAATCAACGCCAATTTCCCCGATAGCCGTTTTGTTGCTTGGCGGGGACAAGCTCAATATATTAGACAGCTAGACGATGATGCCTTACTAATTGTGAGCGGTGGCTTACAATTTGCAGATCGTCCCTTGCCTGCGATAGAACAGTTTAGTGTAGGCGGGAGCCTAACTGGACGAGGATATCGCCAAGATGCACTAGTTGGAGATAACGGTATGAACGTTTCCATTGAAGCCCGTCTACCTGTTGTGAGCTTTCAAGAAATTCGCGGCTTATTGCAGATTGCCCCCTTTATTGATGTTGGTACAGTGCAGAACCAAAATAGTTCAGATACTTCCTCCAACACTTGGCTAATAGGAACGGGTTTAGGATTACGTTGGCAAATGGGCGATCGCCTAATTGCTAGATTTGACTACGGATTTCCGCTAATTCCCATTAAAGGAAGCCGTAACTCATGGCAGGAAAATGGTATTTATTTCTCGCTTTCCTATGGACTGTTTTAA